The stretch of DNA GGTCGTCGCCTTCGCGGCGCGGCTGCCACGCCTGCGCCGCCTCGTCCACGTCTCGGGGTATCGCGTGGGCGGGCAGGACCCCCGTCCCTGGAGCGAGGAGCAGCGGCGGAAGGCCTACCGGGCCCTCGGCGCGTACGAGGCGTCCAAGGTGGAGGCGGACGCCGTCTTCCGGTCCGAGGCGGAGCGGCTGGACGTGCCCTGGTCGGTGGTCAACCCGGCCAGCGTGATCGGCGACAGCGTCACCGGCGAGGCCGGCCAGTACCTCGGGCTCGCGTCGACCCTGCGCGACCTCTGGCAGGGCGCTCTCGCGGCGGTCCCGGGGAACGCGCGGACGTTCGTCCCCGTGGTCGCGGTCGACCACCTCGCCCGGTTCATGACCCTGCTGCCGATGGACGAGACCACCGAGCGCGCGTCCTACTGGCTGCTGGACGACGACACGCCCGCGCTGCCCGGCCTGATCGGGCTCGTCGCGGAGCACTACCGGGTCAGGGCGCCCCGCCTGCGGGTTCCGGTGCCCCTGGTGAAGCGCCTGCCCCGCAGGCTCACGAACGCCGATCCGGAGACGCTGACGTTCCTGTCGGCCGACCGCTATCCCACCGGCCCGGCGCGTGCCGTCGCGGCCCGCCACGCGCTGACCATGCCGGACACCGTCACGACGATCCGCCGCTGGGCCGACCACCTGGCGGCGCACCGCTTCGGGGAGGCCCCCGACGGTGACAGGCGGTTCACCGACGTGGGCGGGGTGCGGACGTTCGAGCTCGGCGAGCAGGGCGCGCCCGCGGTGGTGCTGCCGGGACTGCCGGTCAACGCCGACACCTGGGCGCCGGTCGTCACACTGATGGGCCGCGCCCGTGCCGCCGACCTGCCGGGGCTGGGGATGAGCACGGGAGGTCGCGACGACTGGGCGGCCTGGCTGGCCGCGCTCGTGACCGGGACCGGCGCGCGTCACCTGGTCGGTCACTCCATCGGGACGGCGGCCGCCGTGGAGGCCGCGGCCGCCCAACCCGGCGCGGTGGACCGGCTCACGCTCGTCGCGCCGTTCTTCCTCCAGCCTCGACCCGCTCCCACCCCACGGCTCGTGGCCCAGGCGTACCTGCGCGGGGTATCCGCCCGGGCCCTGGCCCGGCGGCTCACCGGAGATCCGGCGCACGCGGACGCCCTCGAATCGAGCGTGGCGGATCTGCGCCGCGGCACCGCCGGCGCCGTCGCCCGGCTGCTGACCGCGGCGGCGGCGCGGGGGTGGCGGACGAGCCTGCGGGCCGCGCTGGCGCGTTACCCGGGAGACGTGCACGTCGTCGTGGGCTCCCGCGACCCGCTCGCCCCGGAGGGACTGGCTCTCGTGGACACGCTGCCCCGGGTCACCGTGACGGTGATCCCGGGCGCGGGCCACCACCCCCAGTTGACGCACCCGGAGAGGGTCGCCGAAGCCCTCGGCGCGGACGGCCCCTCCCCGGGCGCGCGAGCCGGTCAGCCCTTCAGGCCGCTCAGCACGATCCCGCGGGTGAAGTAGCGCTGGAAGGCGAGGAAGAAGGCGATCGACGGCAGGGAGGCGAGCAGGCCGCCCGCCATGATCGCCCCCTGGTGCTGCGCGCCCGCGAAATACGAGTTGAGGCGGGCGAGCGCGACCGGGATGTTCGCCATCTCGTCGCTCTGCACGATGATCAGCGGCCAGAGGAAGTTGTTCCATTCGGCGAGCACGATGAAGATCGACATCGCGGCGAGGGCCGGGCGCAGCAGCGGCAGCACGATCCGCCACCAGATGCGCCACTCCCCGGCGCCGTCGACCCGGGCGGCCTGGATGAGCTCGTCCGGGATCGAGTGGAGGAACTGCACGAGGAAGAACAGCACGAAGGCCTTGGCCAGCGCCGGGATGATGTAGCCCTGGTAGGTGTCCAGCCAGCCCAGGTTCCGCATGATCACGTAGTTCGGCACCAGGGTGGTCTGCCAGGGCACCATCATCGAGGCGACGATCAGCACGAAGATCAGCCGCCGCCCCGGCACCCGGTGCTTGGTGATCACGTACGCCGCCAGCGAGGCGATCAGCAGCGACCCGACCGTGATCGCGACGGTGATCACCAGGCTGTTGAACATGAAGCGGCCGAACCCGAAGTCCACTTGGAACCGCTGGAAGATGCCCTGGAGGTGACCGGGGTTCACCCGGGTGGGGGAGTAGCCGGGGTCGTAGAAGTTGCTCAGCGTCGCGTGTTCGGGCACGAACGACGGCGGTTGCCGGTTCAGCTCCGTCACCGGTTTGAACACCGTGATCAGCATCCAGTAGAACGGCGCGATCATGGTGAGCGACAGCAGGTAGAACGGCAGGCGCAGCAGGTGTCCTCGCCAGGTCGTGCGCGGCCCGGCGGCGGGCGCCCGCCGCGGTGGGGCGGCCGGGCCGGCGGCGATCGGCGTGGTCGTGGGGGCGGCGGCCATCACAGCTCCTTCAGGGCGCGGCCGATGCGGAGGTTGACCATGCTCAGGGCGAAGATGATCAGGAAGAGCACCCACGCGATCGCCGAGGCGTAGCCGAGTTTGAAGTGCGTGAAGCCCTGGTCGTAGAGGTAGGGCACGATCATCAGGCCGGAGTCGAGCACGCCGCCGATGTTGTTGGTGCCCCGGAACACGATGTAGACGGCTTCAAAGACCTGGAAGGCCCCGATGAGGCCGGTCACCACCACGTACGTGGTGACCGGGCGCAGCAGCGGCAGCGTCACGCGGCGGAACTGCTGCCAGGTGCCGGCGCCGTCGATGCGGGCCGCCTCGTAGTACTCCTGCGGGATCGTGTTGAGCCCGGCGACGTACAGGACCATCCCGTAGCCCATCCCGCCCCACACCGACATGAGCACGAGGATCGGGATCGTGAGCCCGGGGGTGGCCAGCCACTCGACGGCCCTGCCGCCGAACCAGGTCACGACGGTGTTGGCCAGGCCGAAGTCGCCCGGAGCGAAGATCCACTTCCAGAGCAGCATGAGCGCGATCGACGAGGTCACCGAGGGCAGGAAGAAGATCGTCCGCATGATGCGGTGCGGCCAGCTCGACCCGCTGAACGCCAGCGCGAGGCCGAGCGACAGCAGCGTGCCGATCCCGATGGACGCCACGACGTAGAGGAACGTGTTGCCGAGGGCGTGCCGGAACCGGTCGTCGTCGAACAGCAGATGCCGGAAGTTGTCCAGCCCCTCGAACTCCGGGGCGTTCACCCCGTCGAACTTCGTGAAGCTGAGGTAGAGCGAGTTGGCCAGCGGCCAGACCAGGAAACCGGCGAACAGGCCGAGGAACGGCAGCAGCATCAGATAGGAGGTGCCGTAGCGGCGCCATCGTCGCCGGGGCGCGGCGGCGTGAATTGCCATGTCGTCTCCAGTCGAAGGGAAGCCGAGGACGGACCCGGGCCGGTGAGAGGTCAGGTGTCACCGGCCCGGGCCTTGATGGGGGACGGGTGCCGCGGCCGGTGAGGGGTCAGGCGTCACCGGCGAGCCACGGCCGTCCCGGCTATCCGGCGTTGCGCTCCATGACCTTGGCGGCCTCGGCCAGGGCCGTCTTCACGTCGGCCTTGCCGAGGATCGCGGCCTGGAACTGCTTGGCCACGTCGGACGCGCTCTCGTCCCAGCCGGGACATCCGGGCGCCGCCGCGCCGGTCTTGATGATCTCGGCGAACACCGCCGAGTGCTCCGGCGTGAACGGCGAGTCGGCGACCTTGTCCGGGCGGGGCGGGATGTAGGCGATGTTGCGGGCCTTCGACTCCGCCGCCACCGCGTCGACGGCCTCATCGGTGTAGAGGAACTTGACGAAGTCCGCCGCCTGCTGGATGTGCTCGCTGTAGGAGGTGACCCCGACGGCCCGTCCGCCGATGAAGGTCGTGGGCGCCGCCGGACCGGCCGGCAGCGGGGCGATCGCCCACTTGCCCTTCAGTTCCGGCTTGCTGGTGTCGATGCCGAGGGCGTTCCAGTTGCCGCCGTAGACCATCGCGGTGCCCGTGCCCAGCGCGTCCGGGGTCGCCACCGTGTCGGTCGGCGCGCCGTGCCTGCGGTGCAGGTCGATCCAGTACGACAGCGCCCGCTCGGCCTGCGGGGTGTTCAGCGATGGTTTGCAGTCCGGTGTGTAGAAGGTGCCGCCCGCCTGGTAGAGGAAGTTGAAGTAGCCGATCCAGTCGAGGTTGCCCCAGTCGATGCCGAACGGCGTCTTCACCCCGGACTTCTTGAGTTTCCCGATGTCGGCGGTCAGTTCCTCCCAGGTCTTGGGCGGCTCCTTGATGCCGGCCTTGTCGAGCAGGTCGGTGCGGTAGTAGAGCGCCTCGGTGGACATGTCGAGCGGGATGCCGTAGATGGTGCCGTCGGGGGAGACGGCCGACTTCCACTGGGCGGGCTGCGCCTGGGCCCGGAGCTGCTCGACGCCGTACTTGCGCAGGTCCACCATGCCACCGCGCAGGCCGAACTGGATGGTCCAGGTCATGCCGCCGGAGATGATGTCGGGCCCGCTGCGGCTGGTCGAGGCCGCGAGCAGCTTGGCGTACGCGTCGTCCCAGGCGAGCGTCTGCACCTTGATCGTCACGTTGGGGTGCGTCTTCGAATACAGGTCGGCGGCCTTCTGGAAGGCCGCGCTCTCGTCGTCGCCCCCGGTGGACCACCAGGTGATCGCGGCGGGGGCGCCGGCGTCCGCCTGCTTGGTCTCCGACGTGCCGCTGGTCGCGCAGCCCGCGCCGAGCGCGGCGATCAGGGCGGCGCAGGTGGCCGCCGTCGTTCGTCGCATGGACGTCTCCGATCTCTACGGAAAGTGATCGACTGACATGTCGTGCCCCCCGAAAGGCGGACCGCGAGGCAGCGCCGGCGCGGCCGAACCTCCCACGCTTCGAATTCGTGCAGAGTCCAGCACTAAACCGGATTAGTTTCAAGAGGGCGTTTCATCCTGTCAACGCGGAGGTAATGCCCTCCCGAGCGTCATTCCGCAGGTCACCGGCAGGGAGGGTCTGGAGCTGAATCCCGGCGGACGGGCCTTAACCGGGTCAGAAGTCTGAAACAAGGCGTTTGTGTAACCTTGCGGCGTAACACGAGCCAGGCCCACCACCCACGGGAGTCCCCCATGTTCGTCGACATGCCTCTCGACCAGCTGCGCGCGTACCTGCCCGAGCGCCGGGAGCCCGCCGACTTCGACGCCTTCTGGGACCGCACGCTGGCCGAGGCCCGCGCGCACGACCTGAACCCCGTCTTCGAGCCGTACGAGGCGGACCTCGCGCTGATGGACGTGGCCGACGTGACGTTCGCCGGTTTCGGCGGGCATCCGATCAAGGGGTGGTTCCTCGCTCCCGCGGGGGCGTCCGGACCGCTGCCGTGCGTGGTGGAGTTCATCGGCTACGGCGGCGGCCGGGGCCGGCCGCACGACTGGCTGCTGTGGCCGTCCGCCGGATACGCGACGTTCGTGATGGACACCCGCGGGCAGGGCGGCACCTGGCGCTCCGGCGACACCCCGGACCCGGTCGGCGGCAACGGCGCGCAGATCCCCGGCAAGCTGACGCAGGGCGTGTTCGACCGGGACGGCTACTACTACCGGCGGCTCTACACCGACGTCGTGCGCGCGGTCGAGGCGGCCAGGTCGCACCCCCTCGTGGACGCCGGGCGCGTCGTGGTGACCGGCGGCAGCCAGGGCGGCGGCATGGCGCTCGCCGCCGCCGCCCTCGTGCCGGACCTCGCCTACGCGTTCGTCAACGTGCCGTTCATGTGCGACATCCGGCGCGCCGTCGAGATCACCGACGAGGAGCCGTACGCGGAGCTGGGCCGGTTCTGCGGGATCCACAGGACCCGGGTCGAGGAGATCTTCGCCACCCTCGACTACTTCGACGGCCTGCACTTCGCGGCGCGGGCCGCCACGCCCGCCCGGTTCTCCGTCGCCCTGCGCGACGGCGTCACCCCGGCCTCGACCGTGTTCGGGGCCTACAACCACTACGCCGGGCCCAAGGACATCACGGTCTGGCCGTTCAACGGGCACGAGGGCGGGGAGTCGCAGCAGGCGCTGGACCAGCTCAGGCTGGCCAGGAAGATTCTCGGCTGAGACGGATCTCGCAGGGTGGACGCGGGGCGCGGCGGTCCGCCCCCGCGACTACCCTGGGGCCGGATAACCTGGTTGCGCAGACCCACGACCCGAGAGAGACCATGAAGACCTTCGAAGAGCTGTACGCCGAGCTGGCAGAGAAGGCGCGCACCCGGCCCGCGGGGTCGGGCACCGTGGCCGCCCTGGACGCCGGCGTCCATGCCATCGGCAAGAAGGTCGTGGAGGAGGCCGCGGAGAGCTGGATGGCGGCCGAGCACGAGTCGGCGGACCGGGCGGCCGAGGAGATCTCCCAGCTGCTCTACCACGTCCAGGTGCTGATGCTGGCCCGCGGGATCGGGCTGGACGAGGT from Microbispora sp. ZYX-F-249 encodes:
- a CDS encoding alpha/beta fold hydrolase, translated to MSVAGRHALVLGATGFVGRHLVLALGRAGVRVSAACRSRESYRRLAEWLAEHGHEAAPADLRVDFAGPSLIDGEAGDVTEVYNCAGAYRFGMPADEARRANVDSVRAVVAFAARLPRLRRLVHVSGYRVGGQDPRPWSEEQRRKAYRALGAYEASKVEADAVFRSEAERLDVPWSVVNPASVIGDSVTGEAGQYLGLASTLRDLWQGALAAVPGNARTFVPVVAVDHLARFMTLLPMDETTERASYWLLDDDTPALPGLIGLVAEHYRVRAPRLRVPVPLVKRLPRRLTNADPETLTFLSADRYPTGPARAVAARHALTMPDTVTTIRRWADHLAAHRFGEAPDGDRRFTDVGGVRTFELGEQGAPAVVLPGLPVNADTWAPVVTLMGRARAADLPGLGMSTGGRDDWAAWLAALVTGTGARHLVGHSIGTAAAVEAAAAQPGAVDRLTLVAPFFLQPRPAPTPRLVAQAYLRGVSARALARRLTGDPAHADALESSVADLRRGTAGAVARLLTAAAARGWRTSLRAALARYPGDVHVVVGSRDPLAPEGLALVDTLPRVTVTVIPGAGHHPQLTHPERVAEALGADGPSPGARAGQPFRPLSTIPRVK
- a CDS encoding carbohydrate ABC transporter permease, which codes for MAAAPTTTPIAAGPAAPPRRAPAAGPRTTWRGHLLRLPFYLLSLTMIAPFYWMLITVFKPVTELNRQPPSFVPEHATLSNFYDPGYSPTRVNPGHLQGIFQRFQVDFGFGRFMFNSLVITVAITVGSLLIASLAAYVITKHRVPGRRLIFVLIVASMMVPWQTTLVPNYVIMRNLGWLDTYQGYIIPALAKAFVLFFLVQFLHSIPDELIQAARVDGAGEWRIWWRIVLPLLRPALAAMSIFIVLAEWNNFLWPLIIVQSDEMANIPVALARLNSYFAGAQHQGAIMAGGLLASLPSIAFFLAFQRYFTRGIVLSGLKG
- a CDS encoding carbohydrate ABC transporter permease codes for the protein MAIHAAAPRRRWRRYGTSYLMLLPFLGLFAGFLVWPLANSLYLSFTKFDGVNAPEFEGLDNFRHLLFDDDRFRHALGNTFLYVVASIGIGTLLSLGLALAFSGSSWPHRIMRTIFFLPSVTSSIALMLLWKWIFAPGDFGLANTVVTWFGGRAVEWLATPGLTIPILVLMSVWGGMGYGMVLYVAGLNTIPQEYYEAARIDGAGTWQQFRRVTLPLLRPVTTYVVVTGLIGAFQVFEAVYIVFRGTNNIGGVLDSGLMIVPYLYDQGFTHFKLGYASAIAWVLFLIIFALSMVNLRIGRALKEL
- a CDS encoding extracellular solute-binding protein; the encoded protein is MRRTTAATCAALIAALGAGCATSGTSETKQADAGAPAAITWWSTGGDDESAAFQKAADLYSKTHPNVTIKVQTLAWDDAYAKLLAASTSRSGPDIISGGMTWTIQFGLRGGMVDLRKYGVEQLRAQAQPAQWKSAVSPDGTIYGIPLDMSTEALYYRTDLLDKAGIKEPPKTWEELTADIGKLKKSGVKTPFGIDWGNLDWIGYFNFLYQAGGTFYTPDCKPSLNTPQAERALSYWIDLHRRHGAPTDTVATPDALGTGTAMVYGGNWNALGIDTSKPELKGKWAIAPLPAGPAAPTTFIGGRAVGVTSYSEHIQQAADFVKFLYTDEAVDAVAAESKARNIAYIPPRPDKVADSPFTPEHSAVFAEIIKTGAAAPGCPGWDESASDVAKQFQAAILGKADVKTALAEAAKVMERNAG
- a CDS encoding acetylxylan esterase, which codes for MFVDMPLDQLRAYLPERREPADFDAFWDRTLAEARAHDLNPVFEPYEADLALMDVADVTFAGFGGHPIKGWFLAPAGASGPLPCVVEFIGYGGGRGRPHDWLLWPSAGYATFVMDTRGQGGTWRSGDTPDPVGGNGAQIPGKLTQGVFDRDGYYYRRLYTDVVRAVEAARSHPLVDAGRVVVTGGSQGGGMALAAAALVPDLAYAFVNVPFMCDIRRAVEITDEEPYAELGRFCGIHRTRVEEIFATLDYFDGLHFAARAATPARFSVALRDGVTPASTVFGAYNHYAGPKDITVWPFNGHEGGESQQALDQLRLARKILG
- a CDS encoding phosphoribosyl-ATP diphosphatase gives rise to the protein MKTFEELYAELAEKARTRPAGSGTVAALDAGVHAIGKKVVEEAAESWMAAEHESADRAAEEISQLLYHVQVLMLARGIGLDEVYKHL